One Armatimonadota bacterium genomic window carries:
- a CDS encoding ATP-binding cassette domain-containing protein — MLKTVGLTKAYEATVALDAFDFEVHAGEVVGVIGENGAGKSTLMKLLSGIIQPTAGHIEVDEKPVRMKDTTHASRLGIQIVHQELNLIPTLSAEDNLFLGAEKGSALVDRNATRREAVSLLDRVGAKFAPTTLCEDLSIAEQQLVEIAKALSKKARLLILDEPTAVLSDVESRMLFDIVAKLRADGVAILYVSHRLPEILEICSRIVVLRDGQKVADQDPTGLSESDLANLMVGRKLEDVFPDKAPIQDEMVLEVESFSVPGYAKGVSFSVKAGEILGFAGLIGSGRTETCEGVVGVRSGRGKVSVRGKTLPSLSITATKKAGLVYVSEDRKGKGLVVSMSIEENMALANLNSLNSTKKRLANAAKWIGDLKIKVPDASLPMTSLSGGNQQKCSVAKWLETDPAVIILDEPTRGIDVGSKAEMYRLIASLAESGLACIVISSEMPELIGLAHRVAVFREGRIVGELVGEDISEAKIMALAAGVEGEAA, encoded by the coding sequence ATGCTGAAAACCGTCGGTCTGACAAAGGCGTATGAAGCCACGGTCGCCCTTGATGCTTTCGATTTCGAGGTTCATGCCGGAGAGGTAGTCGGCGTTATTGGCGAAAATGGGGCGGGCAAAAGCACGCTGATGAAGCTCCTGTCGGGCATTATCCAGCCCACCGCCGGGCACATTGAAGTCGACGAAAAACCAGTGCGGATGAAGGACACCACCCACGCTTCTCGCCTGGGAATTCAGATCGTCCATCAGGAGCTAAACCTGATTCCAACCCTCAGCGCCGAGGATAATCTTTTCCTCGGAGCCGAAAAAGGAAGCGCCCTGGTCGATCGGAACGCAACTCGTCGGGAAGCGGTCAGCTTGCTTGATCGGGTTGGGGCGAAGTTCGCGCCGACGACCCTTTGCGAAGACCTGTCTATTGCCGAGCAGCAGCTCGTCGAGATCGCCAAAGCCCTGTCAAAGAAAGCGCGCCTTCTCATCCTCGACGAGCCCACAGCGGTTTTGAGCGATGTCGAATCGCGGATGCTCTTTGACATTGTCGCAAAGCTGCGAGCCGACGGCGTCGCCATCCTCTATGTTTCCCACCGCCTTCCCGAAATCCTCGAAATCTGCTCGCGGATCGTGGTCCTTCGCGATGGCCAAAAAGTCGCCGATCAGGATCCAACTGGTCTCTCCGAAAGCGATCTTGCGAACCTGATGGTGGGGCGAAAACTCGAAGACGTCTTTCCGGACAAAGCCCCGATCCAAGACGAGATGGTCCTCGAAGTCGAAAGCTTTTCGGTGCCCGGTTACGCAAAAGGAGTTTCGTTCTCGGTCAAGGCGGGAGAAATTCTTGGCTTCGCTGGGCTCATCGGATCGGGACGGACGGAAACTTGCGAGGGAGTTGTCGGAGTTCGAAGCGGACGGGGGAAAGTCTCCGTTCGTGGCAAAACGCTCCCCAGTCTCTCGATAACGGCCACCAAAAAGGCGGGCCTTGTCTACGTCTCGGAGGACCGGAAAGGGAAGGGCCTGGTGGTGAGCATGTCTATCGAAGAAAACATGGCCCTCGCCAACCTCAATTCCCTTAACTCGACCAAGAAGAGGCTTGCGAATGCTGCGAAGTGGATTGGCGACCTAAAAATTAAAGTGCCCGACGCCAGCCTACCCATGACATCGCTCTCCGGGGGGAATCAACAAAAATGTTCCGTGGCCAAGTGGCTTGAAACCGATCCAGCCGTCATCATTCTCGACGAACCGACCCGTGGTATCGACGTTGGGTCGAAGGCCGAAATGTACCGGCTGATTGCCTCGTTGGCCGAATCGGGCCTAGCCTGCATCGTCATCTCTAGCGAGATGCCAGAATTGATCGGCTTGGCTCACCGAGTCGCCGTGTTTCGAGAGGGAAGAATAGTGGGCGAACTGGTGGGTGAAGATATTAGCGAAGCCAAGATCATGGCATTGGCGGCAGGTGTGGAAGGAGAAGCAGCGTGA
- a CDS encoding prepilin-type N-terminal cleavage/methylation domain-containing protein: MRKNGFTLVEILSVIAILAILSAILFPVMAKASGEAKAKAAGQNLRGFWQGLMLYQSDNDPKVEYGEAQEMGLPSSETFMNFVNGYTHDYHNSWRTKTQFFPCGLDQDGPLRSVGLIYGPWDYNWVPDVEKLQGDTMVMADKNCNPTGTRLFCQFCMKRSIGITLAGTIKDRSNDKWIVTNQKFYQ, encoded by the coding sequence ATGAGAAAGAACGGCTTTACATTGGTTGAGATTCTGAGCGTGATCGCTATTCTCGCGATCCTCTCCGCGATCTTGTTTCCCGTGATGGCAAAAGCTAGTGGCGAGGCAAAAGCGAAGGCAGCCGGTCAAAATCTTCGCGGTTTTTGGCAAGGGCTAATGTTGTATCAGAGCGACAACGACCCCAAGGTCGAGTACGGCGAGGCCCAAGAGATGGGACTTCCGTCGAGCGAAACCTTTATGAATTTCGTCAACGGCTACACACACGACTATCACAACAGTTGGCGCACTAAGACACAGTTTTTCCCGTGCGGGCTGGATCAAGATGGACCGCTCCGCTCTGTTGGCTTAATCTACGGTCCGTGGGACTACAACTGGGTGCCCGACGTTGAGAAGCTTCAAGGAGACACCATGGTCATGGCCGACAAGAACTGCAACCCGACGGGGACTCGCCTGTTCTGTCAGTTTTGCATGAAGCGATCGATCGGCATCACCCTTGCCGGAACCATCAAGGATCGATCTAACGATAAGTGGATCGTTACTAACCAAAAGTTCTACCAATAA